One genomic segment of Panicum virgatum strain AP13 chromosome 2N, P.virgatum_v5, whole genome shotgun sequence includes these proteins:
- the LOC120662039 gene encoding rhomboid-like protein 19 isoform X2: MSCFIVTLRTIPFAWNLITAGYVEQTIPGVIVSTIGLLLFGKLLEPLWGSKELSKFIFIVNFSTSACVFITAIVLYYITQQEIYLYTPLSGFYGVLSGLLVGIKQLLPDQELNLFALKIKAKWIPSLVALISIVVSFFVKDLMSYLPVLLFGIYMSWIYLRYFQKRLETGLKGDPSEEFSFSSFFPEFLRPILDPIASIFHRLLCGRSERADARGQTLDTSPLPGSDSIEANRRRERGQRALEQRLAEKLAAVRSSEGTSLDAADKV; this comes from the exons ATGTCTTGTTTCATAGTAACTCTGAG GACGATCCCTTTTGCCTGGAACCTGATAACTGCTGGCTATGTGGAGCAAACAATTCCGGGG GTGATTGTCAGCACCATTGGTCTTCTTTTATTTGGGAAGTTGTTAGAGCCTTTATGGGGTTCAAAAGAATTATCAAAGTTCATATTTATTGTGAACTTTTCAACTTCTGCATGTGTCTTCATAACTGCTATTGTGCTGTACTATATAACTCAGCAAGAAATCTACCT CTATACTCCTCTTTCTGGATTCTATGGAGTTCTTTCAGGATTGTTGGTGGGTATTAAACAGCTTTTACCAGATCAAGAGCTTAATCTTTTTGCGCTAAAGATCAAGGCAAAG TGGATTCCATCTCTTGTTGCACTCATCTCAATTGTTGTAAGCTTCTTCGTAAAGGATTTGATGTCTTATCTACCAGTTTTGCTGTTTGGCATTTATATGAGTTGGATTTACCTGCGCTACTTCCAAAAGAGACTTGAGACAGGCCTGAAAGGAGACCCAAGTGAGGAGTTCTCTTTCTCAAGTTTCTTCCCTGAATTTCTAAG GCCAATTCTGGACCCAATAGCATCTATATTCCATAGGCTCCTTTGTGGAAGATCCGAAAGAGCTGACGCCAGGGGACAAACTTTAGATACCTCGCCATTGCCTGGTTCAGATTCCattgaggcaaacaggaggag AGAGAGGGGTCAACGAGCACTGGAGCAAAGATTAGCTGAGAAGCTGGCTGCAGTCAGAAGTTCTGAGGGCACGTCGCTGGATGCCGCTGATAAAGTTTGA
- the LOC120662039 gene encoding rhomboid-like protein 19 isoform X1, giving the protein MMSGSSPPAPSLPAGGGSFFRGYTKLCKGLAVILLLVHLVVQLFPSAVTYLALIPARTIPFAWNLITAGYVEQTIPGVIVSTIGLLLFGKLLEPLWGSKELSKFIFIVNFSTSACVFITAIVLYYITQQEIYLYTPLSGFYGVLSGLLVGIKQLLPDQELNLFALKIKAKWIPSLVALISIVVSFFVKDLMSYLPVLLFGIYMSWIYLRYFQKRLETGLKGDPSEEFSFSSFFPEFLRPILDPIASIFHRLLCGRSERADARGQTLDTSPLPGSDSIEANRRRERGQRALEQRLAEKLAAVRSSEGTSLDAADKV; this is encoded by the exons ATGATGAGCGGCAGCTCCCCTCCCGCGCCCTCGCTTCCGGCTGGG GGTGGGAGCTTCTTCAGAGGATACACGAAGCTGTGCAAGGGCCTCGCCGTCATATTGCTTCTTGTACACCTTGTAGTCCAACTGTTCCCATCGGCTGTAACATATCTCGCGCTTATTCCCGCAAG GACGATCCCTTTTGCCTGGAACCTGATAACTGCTGGCTATGTGGAGCAAACAATTCCGGGG GTGATTGTCAGCACCATTGGTCTTCTTTTATTTGGGAAGTTGTTAGAGCCTTTATGGGGTTCAAAAGAATTATCAAAGTTCATATTTATTGTGAACTTTTCAACTTCTGCATGTGTCTTCATAACTGCTATTGTGCTGTACTATATAACTCAGCAAGAAATCTACCT CTATACTCCTCTTTCTGGATTCTATGGAGTTCTTTCAGGATTGTTGGTGGGTATTAAACAGCTTTTACCAGATCAAGAGCTTAATCTTTTTGCGCTAAAGATCAAGGCAAAG TGGATTCCATCTCTTGTTGCACTCATCTCAATTGTTGTAAGCTTCTTCGTAAAGGATTTGATGTCTTATCTACCAGTTTTGCTGTTTGGCATTTATATGAGTTGGATTTACCTGCGCTACTTCCAAAAGAGACTTGAGACAGGCCTGAAAGGAGACCCAAGTGAGGAGTTCTCTTTCTCAAGTTTCTTCCCTGAATTTCTAAG GCCAATTCTGGACCCAATAGCATCTATATTCCATAGGCTCCTTTGTGGAAGATCCGAAAGAGCTGACGCCAGGGGACAAACTTTAGATACCTCGCCATTGCCTGGTTCAGATTCCattgaggcaaacaggaggag AGAGAGGGGTCAACGAGCACTGGAGCAAAGATTAGCTGAGAAGCTGGCTGCAGTCAGAAGTTCTGAGGGCACGTCGCTGGATGCCGCTGATAAAGTTTGA